A stretch of Acidicapsa ligni DNA encodes these proteins:
- a CDS encoding beta-glucosidase yields the protein MKRVNKLILLVALCESACRLGFSQTVLPEIANEARIDQLLGQMTLEEKMNLIRGGIEDSSTYQGQAGFVPGVPRLHIPSLRMADGPPGILTRIPSQAETATMGVAATFSVKDAEDNGAVIGREARSLGIDVVLQPFINIDRDITFSRGYNTFGEDPFLTSVMGAAQIRGTQAQDVMAQAKHFIGYDSESYNTFIDAQTLHEVYAAPFEAAIKAGVSSVMCSYNHINGPFACGNSDTLKSLLKVEMGFKGFVTSDWGGVHNVDFINHGLDMEMPGVMQPDSPMALVMRTYFQTLPLPTGPRSKVTGEQLAGILGGRLPEEPDNGSLDMSAFPTDTDPRRMQDVLKDRTVSEATVTAAVRRVLYEIDRFGYLDGKQKHSITPQDVEANAEVIRRTAEHAAVLLKNDGALPLRQDDLDSLVLIGPTAGQVAAIGTFGERSPGLTERQVSPLDALRRTAPGAHIAFAVDDDMTGSPIQKETLSHDGRPGLLRTSESGHTSVDPEINFTNSNQRSLPANSSFKWSGTLTVPKSGSYWMYLQVLGARGVMIIDGKELGRTGALKGTVHGDVQHATQDNGLPTVDGLDNVRRSIELTKGRHSISVEVTPDTSNNPEQVRLSWMTPDQRISDHQRAIEAARHAHTAIVFLWTKGKPDFGLPGEQDKLIDEIAAVNPNTIVVLNVSQPVVLPWLNKVKAVLQMWWPGDEGGWATANVLLGEVDPAGRLPFTWAKRLEDYPATDPAHPERSSKGVNGKTTYSEGVNVGYRWFDSQNIAPLFPFGFGLSYTQFAYSNLVVRPAGDGGLDVEFQVKNVGKVDGDEIPQVYLEAPKDRPTGIQFAQKTLAAFERINLKPGENKTITLNIGKRSLQYWSENEHTWVLGGPRRVLVGASSRDLTLTSPVE from the coding sequence ATGAAGAGAGTAAATAAGCTAATCCTTCTAGTTGCGTTATGCGAGAGCGCGTGCCGTCTTGGCTTTTCACAGACAGTTCTACCGGAGATCGCAAACGAGGCACGAATCGATCAACTTCTGGGTCAAATGACGCTCGAAGAGAAGATGAACCTCATACGTGGGGGAATCGAGGACAGTTCGACCTATCAGGGACAGGCGGGATTTGTACCCGGAGTTCCGAGACTGCACATTCCCTCTCTACGCATGGCAGACGGACCGCCGGGCATTTTGACACGAATTCCTTCCCAAGCCGAGACGGCCACGATGGGAGTGGCAGCGACCTTCAGCGTCAAGGACGCCGAGGACAATGGGGCGGTCATTGGTCGCGAAGCGCGTTCTCTTGGAATCGATGTCGTTCTCCAGCCGTTCATCAATATCGATCGAGATATCACATTCAGCCGCGGCTACAACACTTTTGGCGAAGATCCGTTTCTAACGAGTGTCATGGGAGCGGCTCAGATCCGCGGCACGCAGGCTCAAGATGTCATGGCGCAGGCCAAGCATTTCATTGGTTACGATAGCGAGTCGTACAACACGTTTATCGATGCACAGACTCTCCACGAGGTATATGCCGCTCCCTTCGAGGCCGCGATCAAGGCTGGAGTGTCTTCAGTCATGTGCTCCTACAACCACATCAATGGCCCATTTGCCTGCGGTAATTCGGATACGTTGAAATCACTGCTCAAGGTGGAGATGGGGTTCAAAGGTTTTGTCACGTCCGATTGGGGTGGGGTCCACAACGTGGATTTCATCAATCATGGGTTGGATATGGAGATGCCTGGCGTCATGCAGCCGGACAGCCCCATGGCGCTTGTGATGCGGACGTACTTTCAGACCTTGCCACTTCCTACCGGGCCACGGTCGAAAGTGACCGGGGAGCAGCTTGCTGGAATACTCGGTGGCCGCCTTCCGGAGGAGCCGGACAATGGCTCCCTGGATATGAGCGCATTTCCAACGGATACTGATCCGCGAAGAATGCAAGATGTTCTGAAGGATCGGACAGTGAGCGAAGCGACGGTCACTGCGGCAGTTCGTCGTGTTCTCTACGAGATCGACAGGTTCGGCTACCTCGACGGGAAGCAAAAGCATTCGATTACCCCTCAAGATGTTGAGGCCAATGCCGAGGTCATTCGGAGAACAGCCGAGCACGCTGCTGTGCTCCTCAAGAACGATGGCGCGCTTCCATTGCGGCAGGACGATCTGGACTCGCTAGTTTTGATCGGTCCGACCGCCGGCCAGGTGGCGGCAATCGGCACCTTCGGAGAGCGCTCTCCAGGGCTGACTGAGCGACAGGTCAGTCCTCTCGATGCGCTACGAAGGACGGCTCCCGGAGCCCACATCGCGTTCGCAGTCGACGATGACATGACGGGTTCCCCAATTCAGAAAGAGACGCTTTCTCATGATGGCCGCCCGGGTCTCCTGCGCACGAGTGAGAGCGGACATACTTCTGTCGATCCTGAAATCAACTTCACCAATTCCAATCAGAGATCGCTGCCAGCGAACAGTTCGTTCAAATGGTCAGGAACACTCACCGTCCCTAAGAGCGGCAGCTACTGGATGTACTTGCAGGTGTTGGGTGCCCGCGGTGTCATGATTATTGACGGCAAGGAACTCGGACGGACCGGCGCCCTCAAGGGGACAGTGCATGGGGACGTGCAGCACGCAACCCAGGACAACGGCCTTCCCACAGTCGATGGATTGGACAACGTGCGACGCTCTATCGAACTCACCAAGGGTAGGCATTCCATATCCGTTGAAGTCACCCCGGATACATCCAATAATCCCGAACAGGTACGGCTCAGTTGGATGACTCCAGACCAACGGATCAGCGATCATCAGCGCGCCATCGAGGCAGCAAGACATGCCCACACAGCCATTGTGTTTCTTTGGACAAAAGGCAAGCCTGACTTTGGTCTTCCGGGAGAACAAGACAAACTAATAGATGAGATAGCCGCCGTCAATCCAAACACGATTGTCGTACTGAATGTCTCCCAACCGGTGGTATTGCCTTGGCTCAATAAGGTAAAAGCCGTCCTCCAGATGTGGTGGCCAGGGGACGAGGGTGGGTGGGCAACGGCGAATGTCCTGCTCGGAGAGGTGGATCCCGCTGGCAGACTACCATTTACGTGGGCCAAGCGTCTCGAGGACTACCCAGCAACGGACCCAGCACATCCAGAGCGTTCCTCAAAAGGCGTGAACGGTAAAACCACCTATTCGGAAGGCGTCAACGTCGGCTACCGTTGGTTCGATAGCCAGAACATTGCCCCTTTGTTTCCATTCGGCTTTGGGCTTTCTTACACACAGTTCGCTTACTCGAACCTGGTTGTCCGACCGGCCGGTGATGGGGGCCTAGATGTGGAGTTTCAGGTAAAGAATGTCGGCAAAGTCGACGGGGATGAGATCCCGCAGGTCTACCTCGAAGCTCCAAAGGATCGACCCACCGGGATCCAATTTGCTCAGAAAACATTAGCAGCGTTCGAGCGGATCAACCTCAAACCCGGAGAAAACAAAACAATAACCCTGAACATAGGAAAGCGCAGCCTTCAATACTGGTCTGAGAATGAGCACACCTGGGTTCTCGGAGGTCCTCGTCGAGTCCTCGTTGGTGCCTCATCACGCGATCTCACGCTTACCTCTCCAGTTGAATAG
- a CDS encoding efflux transporter outer membrane subunit, with translation MTATGRIIATRDRLAKASLLVLLGATGCTVGPKYVRPQIQPPPAFRAVDNAQTSNDTKDSLGDQQWSDIFREPELQDVIRAALANNFDLRIAAERVLEARAQVQITRSQAFPQITVGGTGLGANLGNSLNNIVESPLADGSLSLSTSWTPDFWGLYRRQTEAAREQMMAQVWAQRAVRVSLVQQVATTYIQLRALDRQLEITRRTVEARRNSADLTRRLEEAGDAPLSDVRQAEQLLYTATTQIPEIEQQIQQNENAMRLLLAQEPGVVLHTAPHALSPPPEKLPTGVPSELLERRPDIQQAEAKLRAANAQVGVAKAQFFPQVSISASGGVGGDTLSSLFNPSARTIYGIGSLTQPLFEGGRLRGQLTLSQRQKDEMVANYLKTIYTAFRDVSNALIAARKQRDAREQQELLVAAAEDATRLARARYASGATSYLEVLTTDSNLFSAQLNLTTIQQIEALTLVNLYGALGGGWR, from the coding sequence TTGACCGCGACAGGAAGGATCATTGCAACGCGGGATCGGCTTGCGAAGGCTTCACTGTTGGTACTCCTTGGGGCGACCGGCTGCACCGTCGGTCCAAAATACGTAAGACCGCAGATCCAACCGCCGCCGGCCTTCCGGGCCGTCGATAATGCGCAGACATCCAACGACACAAAAGATTCATTGGGAGACCAGCAATGGTCAGACATCTTCCGCGAGCCAGAGCTACAAGATGTGATTCGGGCTGCATTGGCGAATAATTTCGACCTTCGGATCGCCGCGGAGCGCGTGCTCGAGGCGCGGGCACAGGTCCAGATCACACGCTCCCAGGCATTTCCTCAGATTACGGTCGGAGGAACTGGTCTCGGAGCCAACTTGGGGAACTCACTGAACAACATCGTGGAGAGTCCTCTGGCCGACGGTAGTTTGAGCCTTTCGACGAGTTGGACGCCTGACTTTTGGGGACTCTATAGAAGGCAAACCGAAGCAGCACGAGAACAAATGATGGCTCAGGTCTGGGCTCAACGCGCAGTGAGAGTGAGCCTCGTGCAGCAGGTGGCGACGACTTATATCCAGCTGCGAGCCCTTGATCGCCAATTAGAGATCACCCGAAGGACAGTGGAAGCGCGTCGAAATTCCGCTGATCTGACCCGCAGGCTGGAAGAAGCTGGCGATGCACCACTCTCAGATGTACGTCAGGCCGAACAACTGCTTTATACAGCCACGACGCAGATTCCAGAAATCGAGCAACAGATACAACAAAATGAGAATGCAATGCGGCTCCTGCTTGCGCAGGAACCGGGCGTTGTTCTCCACACTGCCCCTCATGCTTTGAGCCCACCCCCTGAAAAGCTTCCGACGGGCGTACCTTCTGAGTTGCTTGAGCGAAGACCCGACATCCAGCAAGCAGAAGCCAAATTGCGTGCGGCGAATGCCCAGGTCGGAGTAGCCAAGGCTCAGTTTTTCCCTCAGGTGTCTATCAGTGCATCCGGGGGAGTCGGAGGAGACACGCTCTCGTCCCTTTTCAATCCATCAGCCCGGACCATTTACGGAATTGGTTCGCTAACGCAGCCTCTGTTTGAGGGTGGCAGACTTCGCGGCCAATTGACTCTCTCCCAGAGGCAGAAAGATGAGATGGTCGCGAACTACCTCAAAACCATCTACACAGCCTTCCGTGATGTTTCCAATGCGCTGATAGCGGCTCGTAAACAACGCGACGCCAGGGAGCAACAGGAATTGCTCGTAGCTGCAGCTGAGGATGCCACGCGGCTCGCGAGAGCACGTTACGCAAGCGGCGCGACAAGCTATCTTGAGGTGCTTACGACCGACTCAAACCTCTTCTCAGCTCAACTTAACCTGACAACGATCCAGCAAATTGAGGCGCTCACCCTTGTGAACCTCTACGGTGCGCTGGGAGGCGGCTGGAGGTGA
- a CDS encoding winged helix-turn-helix transcriptional regulator: MLYILGRNQALDAQQNPDFCDSLTDEQDEAARQLLETVAAKWPMAVLYELVCAGGPVRFSRIRDRVDGISQKVLAQTLRTLESYRLITRKVYPEVPPRVEYQATSLGHKLQQQFVPVWAWIVEHLDDFQGVAIITPKVDDRADLEHSTSASELIARH, encoded by the coding sequence GTGCTATACATACTGGGGAGGAACCAAGCCTTGGATGCCCAGCAAAATCCGGATTTTTGTGACTCTCTTACTGACGAACAGGATGAGGCGGCCCGTCAACTTCTCGAGACAGTAGCGGCGAAATGGCCTATGGCAGTTCTTTACGAGTTGGTCTGTGCGGGTGGCCCCGTCCGTTTCAGCCGAATCCGTGACCGGGTCGATGGGATTAGCCAAAAGGTCTTGGCCCAGACTCTACGCACTCTGGAGTCATACCGGCTTATCACGCGGAAGGTCTATCCGGAAGTTCCACCACGGGTGGAATACCAAGCAACGTCGCTGGGCCATAAGCTTCAGCAACAGTTCGTTCCCGTCTGGGCCTGGATTGTGGAACACCTCGATGACTTCCAGGGTGTCGCAATCATCACTCCGAAAGTCGATGATCGGGCAGACCTCGAGCACTCGACTTCCGCTTCAGAGCTGATCGCACGACACTGA
- a CDS encoding oxidoreductase — protein sequence MEQVWFITGCSRGLGRAITEEALANGFKVAATARDPGQLWALKEKYGSQVETIALNVTDARAVDTAIARAIAVFGSIDVVVNNAGYGNVSPVEDLRLDDLHAQMETNFFGVVHVTKAVLPHMRLRGEGRILQISSIGARLGTPGIAAYQAAKWAVEGFSEALSKEVAPLGIEITIVEPGGFRTDWAGSSMTVGSIRQEYRPTVGVVADYLRQNSGKQPGDPSRAAKVILNLATIQKPPLRLLLGSDAVDLAEKTSRERIREDEEWRSLSISTDFECEPVEIAYPWQNQETLTERAR from the coding sequence ATGGAGCAGGTTTGGTTCATCACCGGATGTTCTAGAGGGCTAGGGAGAGCAATCACCGAGGAGGCCCTCGCAAACGGATTCAAAGTCGCAGCCACCGCGAGAGATCCGGGCCAATTATGGGCGCTCAAGGAAAAGTATGGATCCCAAGTCGAAACCATTGCTCTCAACGTCACTGATGCTCGGGCAGTTGACACAGCAATCGCTCGTGCGATCGCAGTCTTCGGTTCAATCGACGTTGTTGTCAATAACGCCGGCTACGGCAATGTAAGCCCGGTCGAAGATCTCAGGCTCGACGATCTGCACGCACAAATGGAAACGAACTTCTTTGGTGTGGTCCATGTGACCAAGGCGGTCCTGCCGCACATGAGACTGCGTGGTGAGGGACGCATCCTCCAAATATCCTCGATCGGCGCTCGGTTGGGAACGCCTGGCATCGCCGCATACCAAGCAGCGAAGTGGGCGGTCGAAGGGTTTTCCGAGGCCCTCTCCAAAGAGGTCGCACCCTTGGGGATCGAGATCACGATCGTCGAGCCCGGCGGTTTTCGAACCGATTGGGCTGGAAGCTCGATGACCGTCGGTTCGATCCGGCAGGAGTATCGACCGACAGTCGGTGTGGTGGCTGACTACCTAAGGCAAAACAGCGGCAAGCAGCCCGGCGACCCCTCACGCGCAGCTAAGGTCATCCTCAATCTGGCCACCATCCAAAAGCCGCCATTGCGGCTATTGCTCGGCAGTGACGCAGTCGACTTGGCTGAAAAGACCAGTCGCGAGCGAATTCGGGAAGACGAAGAGTGGCGTTCGCTAAGCATTTCTACCGATTTCGAATGCGAGCCCGTGGAAATCGCCTATCCCTGGCAGAACCAAGAAACTTTGACGGAACGAGCAAGGTAA
- a CDS encoding efflux RND transporter permease subunit — protein sequence MSKFFIRRPIVAIVIAILTVVIGLVSLAYLPTSEYPDIVPPEIQVQATYPGADAHTLEQAVATPLEQQTNGVDNMLYMFSVNANNGQTTLYVDFDVKTNPDTDQVLSQLRVSQAQAQLPPEVNTAGVTVQKSQNSPLMVVALSSPTGQYGADFLTNYAIINLQDELTRVPGVSRVQIFGGQYALRIWVHPDKLAQLGVTATDVINALGVQNNVNPVGQIGAEPVPLGQQLTYTVRTQGRLITPEQFGNIILRSNPDGSVLHLSDVASIELGTQSYTMTARFNGSPAGVFGVYQLPGSNAVDVARAVRQRLDELQSTFPPGLRYDVPLDTTKAVDAGIHEILETLIIALVLVILVVYLFLQGWRATLIPLMAVPVSLIGTFIVFPFLGFSINTLSLFGLVLAIGLVVDDAIIVVEAVEHHIEGGLAPQEATIKAMEEVGGPVVAIALILAAVFIPTAAIPGITGRLYQQFAITIAISVAISAFNALTLSPALAALLLKPRTKGKAHNWQASFFSRFNSFFGWTTEKYVKTCGILIHKSVAAFLGLAVIAGAALLLGNRLPAGFIPQEDQGYLYAALQLPDVASLQRTDAAAQQLASSLRKTPGVGAVVQVNGLNLLTQTQSTNAAFFFVSLKPWEARKSRQEQIEAIEASLQKQLGAVNDGVAFSFPPPAIPGIGTSGGVTMILEDRSGTDDPTFLMKNLLKYLDTVSKRKEIAGAIPSYLPAVPQLYVDVDREKASQQQVDLSNIYATLQTFMGGYLVNYFNRFGRQWQTFVQADGKSRTKIESINQFYVRSANGSQVPLSSLVHVSQATGPEFVLRFNEHNAAQINIAGAPGYSSGQVREALEQVFHETMPRGMGYDYQGMSFQEQRAAQGVPTWAVFGLSLLFVFLILAALYESWSLPFSVLLSTPVAILGAYLALAARSLENDIFATIGLIMLIGLSAKNAILIVEFAVKNYKSGQSINDAALHAARLRFRPIVMTALAFIFGCLPLWFASGAGAVARRVLGSVVVGGMLLATLFGILLIPVTFSIVEYISHRLKRGGKGISMDSAHAPEPLHSGEQRPPQLEGGLR from the coding sequence ATGTCCAAGTTTTTCATCCGTCGCCCCATCGTTGCCATCGTCATCGCTATCCTCACGGTTGTCATTGGTCTGGTATCGCTGGCCTATCTGCCTACTTCCGAGTATCCAGATATCGTGCCTCCCGAAATTCAGGTCCAGGCCACCTATCCCGGCGCCGATGCACATACGCTTGAACAGGCGGTTGCGACTCCACTCGAGCAGCAGACCAACGGTGTCGACAACATGCTTTACATGTTTTCCGTGAACGCGAACAACGGACAAACAACGCTGTATGTTGATTTCGATGTGAAGACGAATCCAGACACCGATCAGGTCCTTTCTCAACTGCGGGTTTCCCAGGCTCAGGCACAATTGCCTCCAGAAGTGAACACCGCCGGCGTCACCGTGCAGAAGTCTCAGAATTCTCCTCTGATGGTTGTCGCTCTATCGTCGCCTACAGGACAGTATGGTGCAGACTTTCTCACGAACTACGCCATCATCAATCTGCAAGATGAGTTGACCCGCGTGCCGGGCGTTAGCCGCGTTCAAATATTCGGCGGCCAGTATGCCTTGCGGATCTGGGTGCATCCCGACAAGCTCGCACAGCTTGGGGTGACTGCAACCGACGTCATCAACGCTCTCGGAGTTCAGAACAACGTTAACCCGGTGGGGCAAATCGGAGCCGAGCCGGTACCCCTGGGCCAGCAACTCACCTACACAGTTCGCACGCAAGGTCGATTGATCACCCCTGAACAGTTCGGGAACATCATTCTGCGGTCAAATCCCGACGGCTCGGTTCTTCATTTGAGTGATGTTGCCAGCATCGAGCTTGGCACGCAGTCGTACACCATGACGGCACGCTTCAACGGTTCGCCGGCGGGAGTTTTCGGCGTCTATCAGCTACCAGGTTCGAACGCTGTGGACGTTGCTCGCGCGGTACGCCAACGACTTGATGAACTCCAATCAACCTTCCCTCCTGGACTGCGCTACGATGTGCCGCTGGACACAACGAAGGCGGTGGACGCAGGAATCCACGAAATTCTTGAAACGCTGATTATCGCGCTCGTGCTCGTGATCCTGGTAGTCTACCTTTTCCTGCAAGGCTGGCGCGCTACGTTGATTCCGCTTATGGCTGTACCGGTGTCTCTCATAGGTACATTCATCGTCTTCCCATTCCTCGGCTTCTCGATCAACACCCTGTCATTGTTCGGCTTGGTGCTTGCGATCGGGCTGGTAGTAGATGACGCGATCATCGTCGTAGAGGCGGTGGAACATCACATTGAAGGGGGCCTTGCTCCGCAGGAGGCGACGATCAAGGCAATGGAGGAAGTGGGTGGCCCCGTTGTGGCAATCGCTCTAATTCTGGCCGCTGTTTTCATCCCGACGGCCGCTATACCAGGCATCACGGGCCGACTGTACCAACAGTTTGCGATTACCATCGCGATCTCTGTTGCGATATCTGCCTTCAACGCGCTCACGTTAAGTCCAGCTCTCGCAGCTCTGCTCCTGAAGCCCCGCACCAAAGGCAAAGCCCATAACTGGCAAGCGTCCTTCTTTAGTCGCTTCAACTCGTTCTTCGGTTGGACAACGGAGAAGTATGTAAAAACCTGCGGAATCCTCATCCATAAATCCGTTGCAGCTTTCCTCGGCCTGGCCGTAATTGCGGGAGCCGCTCTCCTATTGGGAAATCGTCTTCCTGCAGGCTTCATTCCCCAGGAAGATCAGGGATATCTATACGCCGCCCTCCAGCTTCCTGACGTCGCCAGCCTCCAGCGTACGGATGCTGCGGCCCAGCAACTCGCTTCCAGCCTTCGGAAGACACCGGGCGTTGGTGCTGTAGTTCAGGTGAACGGTCTCAACCTATTGACACAGACGCAGAGCACAAATGCCGCATTCTTCTTTGTGTCTCTGAAACCCTGGGAAGCTCGCAAATCAAGGCAGGAGCAGATCGAAGCGATTGAAGCCAGCCTTCAGAAGCAACTTGGCGCTGTCAACGACGGGGTCGCCTTCAGCTTTCCTCCTCCAGCGATTCCGGGTATCGGTACCTCTGGTGGAGTGACGATGATCCTTGAAGATCGCTCCGGAACCGACGACCCTACATTTCTAATGAAGAATTTGCTGAAGTACCTCGACACTGTCTCGAAGCGTAAAGAGATCGCGGGCGCTATACCGTCTTATCTCCCCGCGGTCCCCCAGCTCTACGTCGACGTCGATCGCGAAAAAGCATCGCAACAACAGGTCGACCTTAGCAACATCTATGCGACGCTGCAGACCTTCATGGGCGGCTACCTCGTGAACTACTTCAATCGATTCGGCCGACAATGGCAGACGTTTGTTCAAGCTGACGGCAAGTCACGAACGAAGATCGAGAGCATCAACCAGTTCTATGTCCGAAGTGCCAATGGAAGTCAGGTGCCACTCTCTTCGCTGGTACATGTGAGCCAAGCTACAGGACCGGAGTTTGTTTTGCGCTTCAACGAGCACAATGCGGCGCAGATCAACATCGCAGGTGCTCCCGGATACAGTTCAGGGCAGGTCCGTGAAGCGCTCGAACAGGTCTTTCACGAAACGATGCCCCGGGGCATGGGATACGACTACCAGGGAATGAGCTTTCAGGAACAACGTGCCGCCCAAGGCGTGCCAACATGGGCTGTTTTCGGCTTGTCCCTACTCTTTGTCTTTCTGATTCTGGCGGCTCTGTATGAGAGTTGGTCTCTACCCTTCAGCGTTCTGCTCAGCACCCCGGTTGCGATTCTCGGCGCTTATCTGGCCCTGGCCGCGCGTTCGCTCGAGAATGACATTTTTGCGACGATCGGATTGATCATGCTGATCGGACTGTCCGCTAAGAATGCGATTCTGATTGTCGAGTTCGCAGTCAAAAATTACAAAAGCGGACAATCTATCAACGATGCTGCGCTCCATGCAGCCCGGCTCCGCTTTAGGCCAATTGTCATGACGGCTCTGGCATTCATCTTTGGGTGTCTGCCGCTTTGGTTCGCCAGTGGTGCTGGAGCAGTTGCACGCAGAGTGCTTGGCAGTGTCGTTGTCGGCGGAATGTTGTTGGCGACACTCTTTGGAATCCTTCTGATTCCGGTCACCTTCTCGATCGTCGAATACATCTCGCATCGTCTGAAACGCGGAGGGAAAGGCATCAGCATGGACTCTGCCCACGCACCAGAACCACTTCACAGCGGTGAGCAGCGTCCGCCTCAACTCGAGGGAGGTCTGCGTTGA
- a CDS encoding efflux RND transporter periplasmic adaptor subunit, whose amino-acid sequence MSQSPPQNNRDLRDLFVRKVRAVTLSSMLLILLGCHASRTSQSATSKPLPVNCVRVTPVDVPLRGDWVGTLDGYVNAQIQPQVSGYLVAQKYREGSKVTKGQILFEIDRRPFEAALEQAEGQVGQARGQFEQTQAQLRLAEINVERDAPLAQQRAISQSQLDNEKQQLAQAQAAAKTSLEAIATANANVSAAKLNLGFTQVKSLITGVAGQATTQVGNLVGPQSTLTSVSQLDPIKAYFSISDRDYLRLSKRAEQGGQSLLQIADKLPLTLQLADGDTYTYPGHIIFVDRQINQQTGAIRVAAAFPNPHALLRPGQYGRITATAEVVPHALLIPQTAVLEIQGVKEVETVDDRNHVHVVNVVLGPQIGTNFIVTLGVQAGARVITSNLQKLSEGLLVEATEISLSAAVGQTSTTETTAGGR is encoded by the coding sequence ATGTCCCAGTCTCCACCACAAAACAACAGGGATCTTCGCGACCTCTTCGTGCGAAAAGTTCGCGCCGTTACCCTTTCGTCGATGCTCCTGATCCTGCTCGGCTGCCATGCTTCCAGGACCAGCCAATCAGCGACATCGAAACCGCTTCCCGTCAACTGCGTCCGCGTAACGCCGGTAGATGTGCCGCTTAGGGGAGACTGGGTCGGAACACTCGATGGATATGTCAACGCCCAGATACAACCTCAGGTAAGTGGATATCTCGTAGCGCAGAAATATCGGGAAGGATCCAAGGTCACCAAAGGCCAGATTCTTTTTGAAATTGATCGGCGTCCTTTCGAAGCCGCCTTGGAACAGGCTGAAGGGCAAGTCGGACAGGCAAGAGGACAGTTTGAACAAACGCAGGCACAGCTACGCCTAGCCGAAATCAACGTTGAGCGCGATGCACCGCTCGCCCAACAAAGGGCGATATCTCAAAGCCAACTAGACAACGAGAAGCAGCAATTGGCTCAAGCTCAGGCCGCCGCGAAAACCTCTCTCGAGGCAATCGCTACAGCAAATGCCAATGTCTCAGCGGCGAAGCTTAATCTTGGCTTCACGCAAGTCAAATCGCTGATCACCGGAGTCGCCGGTCAAGCCACGACACAGGTTGGCAATTTGGTCGGCCCCCAATCGACTCTCACGTCCGTCTCTCAACTCGATCCTATCAAGGCTTATTTTTCGATCAGTGACCGGGATTATCTGCGCCTGAGCAAGAGAGCCGAACAGGGCGGTCAAAGCCTTTTGCAGATTGCAGACAAGCTTCCTCTCACTTTGCAACTCGCTGACGGAGATACCTATACCTATCCGGGCCACATTATTTTTGTAGATCGTCAAATCAATCAGCAGACAGGCGCTATCCGTGTAGCGGCCGCCTTCCCGAATCCTCACGCTCTCTTGAGACCCGGGCAGTACGGAAGAATCACCGCGACCGCAGAGGTTGTTCCTCATGCGCTACTGATTCCTCAAACCGCTGTTCTCGAAATTCAAGGGGTGAAGGAAGTCGAGACGGTAGACGATCGGAATCATGTCCATGTCGTCAACGTTGTCCTCGGGCCTCAAATCGGTACAAACTTCATCGTCACCTTGGGTGTTCAAGCAGGCGCACGCGTCATAACCAGCAACCTCCAGAAGCTGAGCGAAGGCCTCTTAGTAGAAGCGACAGAAATCTCGCTCAGTGCAGCCGTTGGCCAAACATCGACGACTGAAACTACTGCGGGGGGGAGGTAA